One window of Geotoga petraea genomic DNA carries:
- a CDS encoding TetR/AcrR family transcriptional regulator, producing MSKRRTKTLEKLIDTSRDLFSSKWFETVSVAEICREAGVSNGVFYRYFKNKKGIFEYQLNELIKFFDREFNSIRGVTIEDRLNKFLDIVIESSLKYKKQITIYREAQYRFPEYEKRLRRIYITGISRIFNRDISEAEYLYIAGAARFINIRNLFNGKEYQKEQLKDIILNGIFYNDEVNFESVFNKELVNVDKKERDDTRNRLLNSGIQLFGSKGYYNVNIYDIVKEAGYAIGTFYIYFNSKEEFLSTIVKKISKLTRRFITKNSEFSKNRLERELRGIYLFLKFFSENKNYYEIVREAEFVVNKDVRDYYESFEKGYLKNLVNIKYDADILVSNILMGISHYMGIEKFFLQKIDDEKMIIKELKIYMTNGIKK from the coding sequence ATGTCAAAGAGAAGAACTAAGACTTTAGAAAAGTTGATAGATACCTCGAGAGATTTATTTTCCTCAAAATGGTTTGAAACTGTATCAGTAGCTGAAATTTGTAGAGAAGCAGGAGTGTCTAATGGAGTTTTTTATAGATATTTTAAAAATAAAAAAGGAATTTTCGAATATCAACTAAATGAATTAATAAAATTTTTTGATAGAGAATTTAATTCAATAAGAGGTGTTACTATAGAAGATAGATTGAATAAATTCTTAGATATTGTAATTGAAAGTTCTTTAAAGTATAAAAAGCAAATTACCATCTATAGAGAAGCTCAGTATAGATTTCCTGAATATGAAAAAAGATTGAGAAGAATCTACATAACAGGCATTTCAAGAATTTTTAATAGGGATATTTCAGAAGCAGAATATTTATATATTGCTGGTGCAGCCAGATTTATTAATATTAGAAACCTTTTTAATGGAAAAGAATATCAGAAAGAACAATTAAAAGATATAATATTGAATGGAATATTTTATAATGATGAGGTAAATTTTGAAAGCGTTTTTAATAAAGAATTAGTAAATGTAGATAAAAAAGAGAGAGACGATACAAGAAACAGATTATTGAACTCTGGAATTCAGTTGTTTGGAAGTAAGGGTTATTATAATGTCAATATTTACGATATAGTTAAAGAAGCTGGATATGCAATTGGAACATTTTATATTTACTTTAATTCAAAAGAAGAATTTTTATCCACTATAGTTAAAAAAATTAGTAAATTAACGAGAAGATTCATTACTAAAAATTCAGAATTTTCTAAAAATCGACTTGAAAGAGAGTTAAGAGGTATCTATCTATTTTTGAAGTTTTTCTCTGAAAACAAGAATTACTATGAAATTGTAAGAGAAGCAGAATTTGTGGTAAATAAAGACGTTAGAGATTATTATGAAAGTTTTGAAAAAGGTTATTTGAAAAATTTGGTAAATATAAAATATGATGCTGATATTCTTGTATCAAATATTTTGATGGGTATATCTCATTACATGGGTATTGAAAAATTTTTCTTACAAAAAATAGATGATGAAAAAATGATTATTAAAGAACTTAAAATATATATGACAAATGGAATTAAAAAATAA
- a CDS encoding alpha/beta fold hydrolase, protein MIQLIFEDLGMHYEVHGEGEPLILLNGIMMSALSWKDHVPKFKEGYQIITYDMRDQGQSARLEEGYTIDVHVEDLKKLLDYLKIDKVNLLGVSYGSQVALLFVLKYPERVNRMILPNATDYIDNYLQAVGEVWKIAARSYDGEKFFDLALPFIYSRPFYDTNLEWLLNRRKMFKETLTKPWFDGLYRLACSNADYDVRDKISKIDKEVLFISGEEDILTPHSHMMEMHEKIENSTLIKLNGTGHALFFEKLNDFMEIINDFL, encoded by the coding sequence GTGATTCAGTTGATTTTTGAAGATCTTGGAATGCATTATGAAGTTCACGGTGAAGGAGAACCATTGATTCTTTTGAACGGTATCATGATGAGTGCTTTAAGCTGGAAAGATCATGTCCCTAAATTTAAAGAAGGATACCAAATTATCACGTATGATATGAGAGATCAAGGGCAATCCGCAAGGTTAGAAGAAGGATATACTATTGATGTTCATGTAGAAGATTTAAAGAAACTCTTGGATTATTTGAAAATTGATAAAGTAAATTTATTAGGTGTTTCTTATGGCTCACAAGTAGCTTTGTTATTTGTTTTAAAATATCCTGAAAGAGTAAATAGGATGATTTTACCAAATGCAACTGACTATATTGATAACTATCTTCAAGCAGTTGGAGAAGTTTGGAAAATTGCAGCTAGATCGTATGATGGTGAAAAATTTTTTGATTTAGCTCTTCCCTTTATTTATTCAAGACCTTTTTATGATACTAATTTGGAATGGCTTTTAAATCGAAGAAAAATGTTTAAAGAGACCCTAACAAAACCATGGTTTGATGGATTATATAGGTTAGCATGTTCAAACGCCGATTATGATGTTAGAGATAAAATATCCAAGATCGATAAAGAAGTTCTTTTTATATCTGGTGAAGAAGATATCTTAACTCCTCACAGTCATATGATGGAAATGCATGAAAAAATTGAGAACTCCACTTTGATAAAATTAAACGGAACTGGACATGCACTATTTTTCGAAAAACTTAACGATTTCATGGAAATAATAAATGATTTTTTGTAA
- a CDS encoding MurR/RpiR family transcriptional regulator yields the protein MIKTYIKGIYDSLSLKEKEIADYIINNSETVINSTISELAKNIGISDSTVYRFIRKIGFIGYNDFKIKLTQELSFKKKKRNMDDNIPSYAKIIVENNINLIEDSLNLLNYDDLQRVIDEIYETERVFFLGVGSSSFVCEYFAKKLNVLGKYSLYYSDTHMMNSIIPTLNSNDLIIVISHTGVTKDIVILSEAIREYSRNIVSITSGIESPLAKLSKIVLTTAYAKDTSKIEFLSSRISEFIVSEIIINGYYEKLEKDNPLYLKNLLSKIDAQRLSEKGLK from the coding sequence ATGATTAAAACATATATAAAAGGAATATATGATAGCTTATCATTAAAAGAAAAAGAAATTGCTGACTATATTATAAATAACTCTGAAACTGTTATAAATTCAACTATTTCAGAATTGGCAAAAAATATTGGAATTAGTGATTCGACAGTTTATAGGTTTATTAGGAAGATAGGTTTTATTGGTTATAATGACTTTAAAATTAAGTTGACTCAAGAATTATCTTTCAAAAAGAAAAAAAGAAATATGGATGATAACATTCCAAGTTATGCAAAAATAATTGTTGAAAATAACATCAACTTAATTGAAGACTCTTTAAACTTGCTTAATTATGATGATTTACAAAGAGTTATAGACGAAATTTATGAAACAGAAAGAGTTTTCTTTTTAGGAGTAGGCAGTTCATCTTTTGTATGTGAATACTTCGCAAAAAAGTTGAATGTTTTGGGCAAATATTCTTTATATTATAGCGATACACATATGATGAACTCAATAATTCCCACTTTAAATTCTAATGATCTCATTATTGTTATATCTCATACTGGAGTAACCAAAGATATAGTGATTTTAAGTGAAGCTATAAGAGAGTATTCAAGAAATATAGTTTCAATAACTTCGGGGATAGAATCACCTTTGGCTAAATTAAGTAAAATTGTTCTCACAACTGCGTATGCTAAAGATACTTCGAAGATTGAATTTTTAAGTTCAAGAATTAGTGAATTTATTGTATCTGAAATAATTATAAACGGTTACTATGAAAAGTTAGAAAAGGATAATCCTCTTTATCTAAAAAATTTATTAAGTAAGATTGATGCTCAAAGATTGTCTGAAAAAGGGCTTAAATAA
- the glgX gene encoding glycogen debranching protein GlgX codes for MAKLKIEIGEPIFGPKFMDGGVNFGLFSRNASKVILELYENFYDEKPFFSYELDKEDNKTGDIWHVYIKNIKDRTYYGWRVDGEYNPKIGKKFNKNKLLIDPYSIAVSGTYDFSEHQIYGYDKSTENDLTFSNKNSSSCSCKSIIVEDKNYNWEGIKNPRIKFNDTIIYEMHVRLFTMNPNSGVENRGTFNGLIEKLDYLRNLGVTSLELMPVFEFNPDSNINKNPKTGEKLKDVWGYNPLNFFAVTGNYTTGLRLGEQVFEFKNFVKEVHKRNMEVILDVVYNHTGEGNHYGPTISFRGIDNEIYYILEKDKRYYANYSGTGNTLNCSHTVVKEMITDSLRYWVKDMHVDGFRFDLAAILGRDSNGNWIGDLSLLKDIADDPIISGSKLIAEGWDAAGGYYVGEFPTGWAEWNGKYRDTVRKFVRGDKGQVGDLATRIAGSPDLFKKDGRNPTNSVNFITAHDGFTMWDLVSYNRKHNYLNGENNNDGTNDNFSFNHGIEGNTDDIGILNLRKKQIKNFLVILMTSQGTPMLLMGDELLRSQNGNNNAYCHDNELTWVDWSLEKKNKDILNFYKKIIQFRKDHFCLRREHFFTGQDYTGDGIADVTWHGVKPYSPDFSYDSHTLAYMVSGEDFLDPEHLIDNDVYVALNSYTKPLEFELPRLKNKSWYLIADTSKNSPNDILDKPVKVDLKYMVDAKSSIILISK; via the coding sequence ATGGCAAAACTAAAAATTGAAATAGGAGAGCCAATTTTTGGCCCTAAATTTATGGATGGGGGGGTTAATTTTGGGCTTTTTTCAAGAAATGCAAGTAAAGTTATTTTAGAGTTATATGAAAATTTTTATGATGAAAAACCTTTTTTCAGTTATGAATTAGATAAAGAAGATAATAAAACAGGAGATATATGGCATGTATATATAAAAAATATTAAAGATAGGACATATTATGGATGGCGAGTTGATGGTGAATACAATCCAAAAATAGGGAAAAAATTTAATAAAAACAAACTTCTTATTGATCCATATTCAATTGCTGTATCAGGAACTTACGATTTTAGCGAACATCAAATATATGGATATGATAAATCAACTGAAAACGATTTAACGTTTTCAAATAAAAATTCTTCAAGTTGTTCTTGTAAAAGTATTATTGTAGAAGATAAAAATTATAATTGGGAAGGAATAAAAAATCCAAGAATAAAGTTTAATGATACTATAATATATGAAATGCATGTAAGGTTATTTACAATGAATCCAAATTCAGGGGTTGAAAATAGAGGAACTTTTAATGGCTTAATTGAAAAATTGGATTATCTTAGAAATCTGGGAGTTACTTCACTTGAATTGATGCCTGTTTTTGAATTTAATCCAGATTCTAATATAAATAAAAATCCTAAAACTGGTGAAAAATTAAAAGATGTATGGGGATATAACCCCTTAAATTTTTTTGCTGTTACTGGAAATTATACTACAGGGTTAAGATTAGGAGAACAAGTCTTTGAATTTAAAAACTTTGTTAAAGAAGTCCACAAAAGAAATATGGAAGTTATTTTAGATGTTGTATATAATCATACTGGTGAAGGAAATCATTATGGCCCAACAATATCCTTTAGAGGAATTGATAATGAAATTTATTATATATTAGAAAAAGACAAGCGCTATTATGCAAATTATTCTGGCACTGGTAATACTTTAAATTGCTCTCATACTGTTGTAAAAGAAATGATAACTGATTCACTAAGATATTGGGTAAAAGATATGCATGTGGATGGTTTTAGATTTGATTTAGCTGCAATTTTGGGTAGAGATTCTAATGGAAACTGGATAGGAGATTTATCTCTTTTGAAAGACATTGCTGATGACCCAATAATTTCTGGTTCAAAACTAATTGCAGAAGGTTGGGATGCTGCAGGGGGTTATTACGTAGGAGAATTTCCTACAGGTTGGGCTGAATGGAATGGTAAATATAGAGACACGGTAAGAAAATTTGTTAGAGGAGATAAAGGACAAGTCGGAGATTTAGCAACAAGAATAGCCGGAAGTCCTGATTTATTTAAAAAAGACGGAAGGAACCCAACAAATAGTGTTAACTTTATTACTGCTCATGATGGTTTTACAATGTGGGATTTGGTTTCTTACAATAGAAAACACAATTATTTGAATGGTGAAAATAATAATGATGGGACAAACGATAACTTTTCTTTCAACCATGGTATTGAAGGAAACACAGATGACATTGGTATACTAAATTTAAGAAAAAAACAGATTAAGAATTTTTTGGTGATACTTATGACTTCACAGGGAACTCCGATGTTACTTATGGGTGATGAACTTTTAAGATCACAAAATGGAAATAACAATGCTTATTGTCATGATAATGAACTTACTTGGGTTGATTGGTCTTTGGAAAAAAAGAATAAAGATATACTTAATTTTTATAAAAAGATCATACAATTTAGAAAAGATCATTTTTGTTTAAGAAGAGAACATTTTTTCACCGGACAAGATTATACAGGAGATGGAATAGCTGATGTTACATGGCATGGTGTAAAGCCATATAGTCCAGATTTTAGTTATGATTCCCACACTCTTGCTTATATGGTTAGCGGTGAAGATTTTTTGGATCCAGAGCATTTAATAGATAATGATGTATATGTTGCTTTAAATTCTTATACAAAACCCTTAGAGTTTGAATTGCCACGCCTTAAAAATAAATCATGGTATTTAATAGCAGATACGTCTAAAAATTCACCTAATGATATCCTTGATAAACCCGTTAAAGTTGATTTAAAATATATGGTAGATGCTAAAAGTTCTATTATATTAATTAGTAAATAA
- a CDS encoding formate--tetrahydrofolate ligase has product MKTDIQIAKEAKLEKIEKIAEQLNIPEEYLNPYGKYIGKVSSRYYEEIKDNKDGNLILVTAITPTPAGEGKTTTSIGLSMGLNKMGKKSIVALREPSLGPVMGIKGGAAGGGYSQVLPMEDINLHFTGDIHAITTAHNLVSAVIDSHIKFKNDLEIDSTQVFWKRALDMNDRALRNIVVGLGGKTNGLVREDGFIITAASEIMAVLCLSENIDDLKEKLSKIVIARNMDRKPITIGDLKIEGALALILKDALNPNLVQTIDGTPAFIHGGPFANIAHGTNSIIATKMAIKMSDYTVTEAGFGSDLGAEKFLDFVSPNYGLDPKVVVIVATVRALKYHGGMSLKELKKESIYHLRKGLENLRVHIENMRKYDIPVVVAINKFDSDSEEEIQMVENFSEDMGVEVSVNEAFLKGSDGTIDLAEKVVKTVENSNTKFKPIYNPEDDIEEKIEKIATKIYRAGNVEFTLQAKKMIKFFEKYGFDHLPIIIAKTQSSISDDKKKLGAPSGYEFTIRDFELSAGAGFIVALSGEIMRMPGLSKIPNAVNLDIDNEGNIKGLS; this is encoded by the coding sequence TTGAAAACAGATATACAAATAGCAAAAGAAGCTAAACTTGAAAAGATCGAGAAAATAGCAGAACAACTAAACATACCAGAAGAATACTTAAATCCTTATGGAAAATATATAGGAAAAGTGTCTTCGAGGTATTATGAAGAAATAAAAGATAACAAAGACGGAAATCTAATTTTGGTTACTGCAATAACGCCAACCCCAGCCGGAGAAGGTAAAACAACAACTTCCATTGGTCTTTCCATGGGGTTAAATAAAATGGGGAAAAAATCAATCGTTGCCTTGAGAGAACCTTCCTTGGGACCAGTAATGGGAATAAAAGGTGGTGCAGCAGGTGGAGGCTATTCACAGGTATTACCAATGGAAGACATAAACCTTCATTTTACTGGAGATATTCATGCAATTACAACGGCTCATAATTTGGTTAGTGCTGTAATAGACTCTCATATAAAATTTAAAAATGATTTAGAAATAGATTCAACTCAAGTATTTTGGAAAAGAGCTCTCGATATGAACGACAGGGCCTTGAGGAATATTGTTGTTGGGCTTGGTGGAAAAACTAATGGTTTAGTTAGAGAAGATGGATTTATCATTACTGCCGCCTCAGAGATCATGGCCGTTTTATGTTTATCTGAAAACATTGATGATTTAAAAGAAAAATTATCTAAAATAGTAATAGCAAGAAATATGGATAGAAAACCAATAACAATAGGTGATCTTAAAATTGAAGGAGCTTTAGCTTTGATTTTAAAAGATGCCCTAAATCCAAATTTAGTTCAAACCATAGATGGAACACCAGCATTTATTCACGGTGGACCATTTGCAAATATCGCACATGGAACTAATTCAATAATAGCAACAAAAATGGCAATTAAAATGTCAGATTATACAGTTACAGAAGCCGGGTTTGGCTCAGATTTGGGAGCTGAAAAGTTTTTAGACTTCGTTAGTCCAAACTATGGCTTAGATCCAAAAGTAGTGGTTATTGTAGCAACTGTAAGAGCATTAAAATATCATGGTGGAATGTCTTTAAAGGAATTAAAAAAAGAAAGTATATACCATCTAAGAAAAGGCTTAGAAAACTTGAGAGTTCATATAGAAAATATGAGAAAATACGATATCCCAGTAGTAGTTGCGATCAATAAATTTGATTCTGATTCCGAAGAAGAAATCCAAATGGTCGAAAACTTTTCTGAAGATATGGGAGTAGAAGTGAGTGTTAATGAAGCCTTTCTAAAAGGTTCAGATGGTACGATTGATTTAGCCGAAAAAGTAGTAAAAACTGTTGAAAATTCAAATACTAAATTCAAACCAATTTACAACCCTGAAGATGATATAGAAGAAAAAATCGAAAAGATAGCGACAAAAATATATAGAGCTGGCAATGTTGAATTTACTCTACAAGCTAAAAAAATGATAAAATTTTTTGAAAAATATGGTTTTGATCATTTACCTATTATAATAGCAAAAACACAATCATCTATTTCTGATGATAAAAAGAAATTAGGAGCGCCAAGTGGATATGAGTTTACTATAAGAGATTTCGAGCTTTCTGCAGGTGCTGGATTTATTGTTGCGTTATCTGGTGAGATAATGAGGATGCCTGGTTTATCAAAAATACCGAATGCTGTTAATCTTGATATAGATAACGAAGGAAATATAAAAGGTTTATCATAA
- a CDS encoding bifunctional 5,10-methylenetetrahydrofolate dehydrogenase/5,10-methenyltetrahydrofolate cyclohydrolase, which produces MVIDVENTVKEVEKEIEYLKSKTEKPKLLSLTTKLNGSIKAYLNSQAEIAKKYGIDFEYIKSDNLYEDIKKYNKDISVDALFIAKPLKKDYDDKQVAKLINPKKDIEGISYHNIAAMFYEDEYFIPCTAESAVKILEDNLNITGKKIALMGRSYTVGKPISILLQKKGRDATLTLINSKTKGQKEITKSADAIIIAIGIAEYLNEDFVSKGQKVIDVGINVENGKLVGDAKKTISKICDVTPVPGGVGNVTSTILMRNVYRAKILNRGF; this is translated from the coding sequence ATGGTAATAGATGTAGAGAACACTGTTAAAGAAGTTGAAAAAGAAATTGAATATCTGAAAAGTAAAACAGAAAAACCAAAGCTTCTAAGTTTAACTACAAAATTAAACGGTTCGATTAAAGCTTACCTAAATTCACAAGCAGAAATAGCAAAAAAATATGGTATAGATTTTGAGTATATCAAATCAGATAACCTTTATGAGGATATAAAAAAATACAACAAAGATATTTCTGTTGATGCACTTTTTATAGCAAAACCTTTGAAAAAAGATTATGACGATAAACAAGTTGCAAAATTGATAAACCCTAAAAAAGATATAGAAGGGATCAGCTATCATAACATAGCAGCAATGTTTTACGAAGATGAATACTTCATTCCTTGTACTGCAGAATCAGCGGTCAAAATATTAGAGGATAATTTGAACATAACAGGTAAAAAAATTGCTTTAATGGGTAGATCTTATACTGTTGGTAAACCTATTTCGATTCTTTTACAGAAAAAAGGAAGGGACGCAACTTTAACTTTGATAAATTCAAAGACCAAAGGTCAAAAAGAAATTACAAAATCTGCAGATGCTATAATTATAGCTATAGGTATTGCTGAATACTTGAACGAGGATTTTGTATCAAAAGGACAAAAAGTTATTGATGTAGGAATAAATGTTGAAAACGGTAAATTAGTTGGAGATGCAAAAAAAACAATTTCAAAAATTTGTGATGTTACTCCCGTTCCAGGAGGAGTTGGAAATGTAACTTCTACAATATTAATGAGAAATGTTTATAGAGCAAAAATTTTAAACAGGGGGTTCTAA
- a CDS encoding M42 family metallopeptidase yields MEEYFDYAVEQIISLCKIPSPTGYTKKVIEYLKREFDNLGFKYEITNKGAFLTDLGGEGNPLLLAAHIDTLGAMVRSIKSNGRIRLTKIGGYPENNIEGENCIIHTRDGKNYTGTIQLNHPSTHVYKDIKTMERNDENIEVVIDEKVESKEDVEKLGIKTGDFISFDARTIYTNSGFIKSRHLDDKASAGILIAIAKMIKDDKLKLKRKVYIMFTSYEEVGHGGSAGIPSDVKEMISVDMGAIGDDLNCNEYQVSICAKDSGGPYDYDVTNDLIDIAGYSNIDHAVDIYPMYGSDVEATLRAGYDIKHGLIGPGVFASHGYERTHKDAIKNTTKLLFNYISK; encoded by the coding sequence ATGGAAGAATATTTCGACTATGCAGTAGAACAGATTATATCATTGTGTAAAATTCCTAGTCCTACTGGCTACACCAAAAAAGTTATAGAGTATTTAAAAAGAGAATTTGATAATCTGGGATTTAAATATGAGATCACCAATAAAGGTGCTTTTCTCACTGACTTAGGTGGAGAAGGTAATCCATTACTATTAGCAGCTCATATAGATACTTTGGGGGCTATGGTTAGATCGATAAAATCAAATGGAAGGATAAGACTGACAAAGATTGGTGGATATCCAGAGAATAATATAGAGGGGGAAAACTGTATTATTCATACAAGGGATGGAAAAAATTATACAGGAACTATTCAATTAAATCATCCATCAACACATGTTTATAAAGATATAAAAACTATGGAAAGAAATGATGAAAATATAGAAGTTGTTATAGATGAAAAAGTAGAATCAAAAGAAGATGTGGAAAAACTGGGTATCAAAACGGGAGATTTTATTTCATTTGATGCAAGAACAATTTATACCAATTCGGGTTTTATTAAAAGTAGACACTTAGATGATAAAGCCAGTGCGGGTATTTTAATTGCAATAGCTAAAATGATAAAAGATGATAAATTGAAATTAAAAAGAAAAGTGTATATTATGTTCACATCTTATGAAGAAGTTGGACATGGAGGATCTGCTGGTATCCCTTCTGATGTAAAAGAAATGATCTCAGTTGATATGGGAGCCATAGGAGACGATTTAAACTGTAATGAATATCAGGTCAGTATTTGTGCAAAAGACTCAGGTGGGCCGTATGATTACGATGTGACTAACGATTTAATAGATATAGCTGGTTATAGTAATATAGATCATGCAGTTGATATTTATCCCATGTATGGTTCTGATGTTGAAGCTACTTTAAGGGCTGGTTATGACATTAAACATGGATTAATAGGCCCAGGTGTGTTTGCTTCTCACGGATACGAAAGAACTCATAAGGATGCGATTAAAAATACAACAAAATTACTGTTTAATTATATTTCAAAATAA
- the nadE gene encoding NAD(+) synthase yields MIIKEELKKIKNFINNFYKEYNYKGALIGISGGLDSAVAAKILVDSLGKNKVFGVLLPERDSSSETVKDSKIVCDFLGIEYVKKDITPILRKSGVYRLEPPTFLIPRSIQNKYVKKRWEESSDDTFIDDLKGDGDEDFLKGLAFYRIKHRIRMTQLYFEAEKRNYFVCGTTNKSEYKTGFFVKYGDDAVEIEPLFHLYKTEVIEMAKYLKIPNKIIDKSPSPDLIPGITDEFAMGISYKELDQILYAKENNGNLNDFDKAKVERVEKILKNSNKKRIKALHL; encoded by the coding sequence ATGATTATAAAAGAAGAATTGAAAAAGATTAAGAATTTTATTAACAATTTTTATAAAGAATATAACTATAAAGGTGCCTTAATAGGTATAAGTGGTGGATTGGATTCTGCTGTTGCAGCAAAAATACTGGTTGATTCTTTAGGAAAAAATAAAGTGTTTGGGGTATTGTTACCTGAAAGGGACTCATCTTCTGAAACTGTAAAAGATTCTAAAATCGTTTGTGATTTTTTGGGAATAGAATACGTTAAAAAAGATATCACTCCTATATTAAGAAAGTCAGGTGTTTATAGATTAGAGCCTCCTACTTTTTTAATACCAAGATCAATACAGAACAAATATGTAAAAAAGAGGTGGGAAGAATCTTCTGATGACACTTTTATCGATGATTTGAAAGGGGATGGAGACGAAGATTTTTTAAAAGGGCTGGCTTTTTATAGAATAAAGCACAGAATAAGAATGACACAACTATATTTCGAAGCAGAAAAGAGAAATTATTTTGTTTGTGGAACGACAAACAAATCAGAATATAAAACTGGATTTTTTGTTAAATACGGAGATGATGCAGTTGAAATAGAGCCACTTTTTCACCTATATAAAACAGAAGTTATTGAAATGGCTAAATATTTGAAAATACCTAACAAAATAATAGATAAATCCCCTTCACCCGATTTAATTCCAGGAATAACAGATGAATTTGCCATGGGAATAAGCTATAAAGAATTAGACCAAATATTATATGCAAAAGAAAATAATGGCAACTTAAATGATTTTGATAAGGCCAAGGTAGAAAGAGTAGAAAAAATATTAAAAAATTCTAATAAAAAAAGAATTAAGGCACTCCATTTATAG
- a CDS encoding tyrosine-type recombinase/integrase — protein sequence MLNNTEKYIEEFLSHLKYIKRRADSTIKEYRKILNSYKAYIDEMGINKIAFLKYLEDNSKLSKRTIRLRVVVIRSFLNYLYENQYIDGIQYWKDAYTESPNQVPKGLTEDQLEIIFKHISKNEYDKNFFGLLLKIGLRISEALNLKRENFIVHKNYAEIIVNGKGSKERILKISFDYAKNILSLTDTFIFDKLLKNKNVPTSRTMQRRFKKYVQISNEEIKKMNENGANINLINATPHALRHTCAKKLLNSGKNIEEVRYILGHTSIQTTGIYLRSEQHTSLLDEI from the coding sequence ATGTTAAATAATACAGAAAAATATATAGAAGAATTTCTTTCTCATTTAAAATACATAAAAAGAAGGGCAGATTCAACAATAAAAGAATACAGAAAAATACTCAATTCTTATAAAGCATATATAGATGAGATGGGTATAAATAAAATAGCTTTTCTGAAATATTTAGAGGATAATTCCAAACTTTCTAAAAGGACCATAAGATTGAGAGTTGTTGTTATAAGATCTTTTTTAAACTATCTTTATGAAAATCAATACATAGATGGAATTCAATATTGGAAAGATGCATACACTGAAAGTCCAAATCAAGTCCCAAAAGGCTTAACTGAAGATCAATTGGAAATAATATTCAAGCACATAAGCAAAAACGAATATGACAAGAATTTTTTTGGATTGCTTTTAAAAATAGGGTTGCGTATTTCTGAAGCTCTAAATTTGAAAAGAGAAAACTTTATTGTTCACAAAAATTATGCAGAAATAATTGTTAATGGTAAAGGCTCAAAAGAAAGAATACTAAAAATTTCTTTTGATTATGCCAAAAATATTTTAAGTCTAACAGATACTTTCATCTTTGATAAACTTTTGAAGAATAAAAATGTACCCACTTCCAGAACTATGCAAAGAAGATTCAAGAAATATGTACAAATATCCAACGAAGAAATCAAAAAAATGAATGAAAATGGTGCCAACATAAATTTGATAAATGCAACTCCTCATGCTTTGAGACACACGTGTGCAAAAAAATTGTTGAATTCTGGTAAAAATATAGAAGAGGTCAGGTATATTCTGGGTCATACGAGTATTCAAACTACTGGTATTTATTTGAGGTCTGAACAACATACATCATTACTGGATGAAATATAA